One Miscanthus floridulus cultivar M001 chromosome 11, ASM1932011v1, whole genome shotgun sequence DNA window includes the following coding sequences:
- the LOC136490873 gene encoding uncharacterized protein isoform X4: MLFACSGITLPHGSAIQGLTRFVTSACLVREFNLKRNRDDNLRIQVRLPDNTTEDGLLGLYDEDIAIVTSMDCLHVDPVDLDLQASPDHPDGHVLAAGRAFNSGSLMAMRGSLSNESPNIFLSDSQGFTEAALGGPLVGNDERFHGMIVDLCHDVGENRKCAKFLSRKSLCQRLELFQILNPKKLHFYGYSLPSGVSSVVPSGFMKTIYRLRSFGYPMPPPLVLEFNGELLDRFEDRFGELRAWNGYPFGDLPNDRWERVWVELEKKVVTKISRRVVSLASFNRDYSRSFACTGLLIMWPGSRAKRTVVLTSASLVRSRDNEGNIDRNLRIEVFLPPNQRRDGTLELCNLHKNIAIVSFKKGFKAIHPEDIFNEGMQESSSEKVVALGRDPIHGLLMGTIGKVKRNYKDRKLECQELRCSTCKIKKVGIGGPLIDFHGTFVGMNFYDGRDLTPFLPRDKVVDALKGSNNFILPSERFILPSESGSNPVSILDPQEKENRWPVPEPYWYHGALDEDMDDVPELMGRTLL, from the exons ATGTTGTTTGCATGCTCTGGCATAACTCTGCCACATGGGTCAGCTATACAAGGGCTAACAAGATTTGTCACTTCAGCATGTTTGGTTAGAGAATTCAATCTAAAAAGAAATAGAGATGATAACTTGAGG ATTCAAGTGCGCCTTCCTGATAATACAACTGAAGATGGGCTCTTGGGACTCTATGATGAAGATATTGCTATTGTTACATCCATGGACTGCCTACATGTTGATCCTGTAGATCTCGATCTTCAGGCATCACCTGACCACCCTGATGGTCATGTATTAGCTGCTGGGCGTGCCTTCAATTCAGGGAGTTTAATGGCCATGCGTGGGTCTCTGTCTAATGAATCCCCCAACATCTTCCTTTCTGATAGTCAAGGTTTCACAGAG GCTGCACTTGGAGGGCCACTTGTAGGAAATGACGAGAGGTTTCATGGGATGATCGTTGATCTTTGTCATGATGTTGGTGAGAATAGGAAATGCGCCAAGTTCCTATCACGGAAATCACTCTGTCAACGCTTGGAGTTGTTTCAGATACTCAA TCCTAAAAAACTTCACTTCTACGGTTATTCGTTGCCCTCAGGTGTATCAAGCGTAGTCCCTTCAG GATTCATGAAAACTATTTACCGGCTAAGATCCTTTGGCTATCCAATGCCACCACCACTTGTGCTTGAAT TCAATGGGGAGTTGCTTGATCGTTTTGAAGACCGCTTTGGTGAACTGCGTGCTTGGAATGGGTATCCTTTTGGTGATCTGCCCAATGATCGTTGGGAGCGTGTCTGGGTGGAACTTGAAAAGAAAGTTGTAACAAAAATATCCCGTAGAGTTGTCTCGCTTGCTTCTTTCAACCGTGATTACTCGAGGTCTTTTGCTTGCACAGGGTTGCTTATAATGTGGCCTGGAAGCAGAGCCAAACGCACTGTTGTCCTGACTTCTGCTAGTTTAGTTAGAAGTCGTGATAATGAAGGCAACATTGATAGAAACTTGAGG ATTGAGGTGTTTCTCCCACCGAATCAACGTCGTGATGGGACATTGGAATTGTGTAACTTACACAAAAATATTGCTATTGTCAGTTTCAAGAAAGGTTTCAAAGCTATTCACCCAGAAGACATTTTTAATGAAGGAATGCAAGAGTCATCATCTGAAAAGGTAGTTGCTCTAGGGCGTGATCCTATACATGGGCTATTGATGGGTACAATTGGTAAAGTGAAACGTAATTACAAGGATCGCAAACTTGAGTGCCAAGAGCTTCGATGTTCCACTTGTAAAATCAAGAAG GTTGGGATTGGTGGCCCTCTTATTGATTTTCATGGGACTTTTGTTGGCATGAACTTTTATGATGGAAGAGATCTAACTCCTTTCCTTCCAAGGGACAAGGTTGTCGATGCCTTAAAAGGATCAAATAATTTCATATTACCATCAGAAAGGTTCATATTACCATCAGAAag CGGATCTAATCCTGTGTCCATACTTGATCCCCAGGAGAAGGAAAACAG GTGGCCAGTTCCTGAACCATATTGGTATCATGGTGCACTTGATGAGGATATGGATGATGTCCCTGAGCTTATGGGAAGGACTCTATTATAG
- the LOC136490873 gene encoding uncharacterized protein isoform X3 — MKRMSKLQASLAALADFNKKECAIEEERFGSGGLPDREVPIIPFKEKPFGDEVKGGQELCRSSVVSLALFDGDCAEENMLFACSGITLPHGSAIQGLTRFVTSACLVREFNLKRNRDDNLRIQVRLPDNTTEDGLLGLYDEDIAIVTSMDCLHVDPVDLDLQASPDHPDGHVLAAGRAFNSGSLMAMRGSLSNESPNIFLSDSQGFTEAALGGPLVGNDERFHGMIVDLCHDVGENRKCAKFLSRKSLCQRLELFQILNPKKLHFYGYSLPSGVSSVVPSGFMKTIYRLRSFGYPMPPPLVLEFNGELLDRFEDRFGELRAWNGYPFGDLPNDRWERVWVELEKKVVTKISRRVVSLASFNRDYSRSFACTGLLIMWPGSRAKRTVVLTSASLVRSRDNEGNIDRNLRIEVFLPPNQRRDGTLELCNLHKNIAIVSFKKGFKAIHPEDIFNEGMQESSSEKVVALGRDPIHGLLMGTIGKVKRNYKDRKLECQELRCSTCKIKKVGIGGPLIDFHGTFVGMNFYDGRDLTPFLPRDKVVDALKGSNNFILPSERFILPSESGSNPVSILDPQEKENRWPVPEPYWYHGALDEDMDDVPELMGRTLL; from the exons ATGAAAAGAATGTCGAAAT TACAAGCTAGTCTGGCAGCGTTGGCTGATTTTAACAAGAAGGAATGTGCTATTGAGGAGGAACGATTTGGCAGTGGTGGATTACCCGATCGGGAAGTTCCAATCATTCCCTTTAAAGAGAAACCATTTGGTGATGAAGTTAAAGGTGGCCAAGAACTCTGTCGATCCAGTGTTGTCTCACTTGCTTTGTTTGATGGTGATTGTGCTG AAGAAAACATGTTGTTTGCATGCTCTGGCATAACTCTGCCACATGGGTCAGCTATACAAGGGCTAACAAGATTTGTCACTTCAGCATGTTTGGTTAGAGAATTCAATCTAAAAAGAAATAGAGATGATAACTTGAGG ATTCAAGTGCGCCTTCCTGATAATACAACTGAAGATGGGCTCTTGGGACTCTATGATGAAGATATTGCTATTGTTACATCCATGGACTGCCTACATGTTGATCCTGTAGATCTCGATCTTCAGGCATCACCTGACCACCCTGATGGTCATGTATTAGCTGCTGGGCGTGCCTTCAATTCAGGGAGTTTAATGGCCATGCGTGGGTCTCTGTCTAATGAATCCCCCAACATCTTCCTTTCTGATAGTCAAGGTTTCACAGAG GCTGCACTTGGAGGGCCACTTGTAGGAAATGACGAGAGGTTTCATGGGATGATCGTTGATCTTTGTCATGATGTTGGTGAGAATAGGAAATGCGCCAAGTTCCTATCACGGAAATCACTCTGTCAACGCTTGGAGTTGTTTCAGATACTCAA TCCTAAAAAACTTCACTTCTACGGTTATTCGTTGCCCTCAGGTGTATCAAGCGTAGTCCCTTCAG GATTCATGAAAACTATTTACCGGCTAAGATCCTTTGGCTATCCAATGCCACCACCACTTGTGCTTGAAT TCAATGGGGAGTTGCTTGATCGTTTTGAAGACCGCTTTGGTGAACTGCGTGCTTGGAATGGGTATCCTTTTGGTGATCTGCCCAATGATCGTTGGGAGCGTGTCTGGGTGGAACTTGAAAAGAAAGTTGTAACAAAAATATCCCGTAGAGTTGTCTCGCTTGCTTCTTTCAACCGTGATTACTCGAGGTCTTTTGCTTGCACAGGGTTGCTTATAATGTGGCCTGGAAGCAGAGCCAAACGCACTGTTGTCCTGACTTCTGCTAGTTTAGTTAGAAGTCGTGATAATGAAGGCAACATTGATAGAAACTTGAGG ATTGAGGTGTTTCTCCCACCGAATCAACGTCGTGATGGGACATTGGAATTGTGTAACTTACACAAAAATATTGCTATTGTCAGTTTCAAGAAAGGTTTCAAAGCTATTCACCCAGAAGACATTTTTAATGAAGGAATGCAAGAGTCATCATCTGAAAAGGTAGTTGCTCTAGGGCGTGATCCTATACATGGGCTATTGATGGGTACAATTGGTAAAGTGAAACGTAATTACAAGGATCGCAAACTTGAGTGCCAAGAGCTTCGATGTTCCACTTGTAAAATCAAGAAG GTTGGGATTGGTGGCCCTCTTATTGATTTTCATGGGACTTTTGTTGGCATGAACTTTTATGATGGAAGAGATCTAACTCCTTTCCTTCCAAGGGACAAGGTTGTCGATGCCTTAAAAGGATCAAATAATTTCATATTACCATCAGAAAGGTTCATATTACCATCAGAAag CGGATCTAATCCTGTGTCCATACTTGATCCCCAGGAGAAGGAAAACAG GTGGCCAGTTCCTGAACCATATTGGTATCATGGTGCACTTGATGAGGATATGGATGATGTCCCTGAGCTTATGGGAAGGACTCTATTATAG
- the LOC136490873 gene encoding uncharacterized protein isoform X2, which produces MTAKDLKNKGGVERGVTREQRAIKRRKKLEASLLSSGSDGHGMKRMSKSLADFNKKECAIEEERFGSGGLPDREVPIIPFKEKPFGDEVKGGQELCRSSVVSLALFDGDCAEENMLFACSGITLPHGSAIQGLTRFVTSACLVREFNLKRNRDDNLRIQVRLPDNTTEDGLLGLYDEDIAIVTSMDCLHVDPVDLDLQASPDHPDGHVLAAGRAFNSGSLMAMRGSLSNESPNIFLSDSQGFTEAALGGPLVGNDERFHGMIVDLCHDVGENRKCAKFLSRKSLCQRLELFQILNPKKLHFYGYSLPSGVSSVVPSGFMKTIYRLRSFGYPMPPPLVLEFNGELLDRFEDRFGELRAWNGYPFGDLPNDRWERVWVELEKKVVTKISRRVVSLASFNRDYSRSFACTGLLIMWPGSRAKRTVVLTSASLVRSRDNEGNIDRNLRIEVFLPPNQRRDGTLELCNLHKNIAIVSFKKGFKAIHPEDIFNEGMQESSSEKVVALGRDPIHGLLMGTIGKVKRNYKDRKLECQELRCSTCKIKKVGIGGPLIDFHGTFVGMNFYDGRDLTPFLPRDKVVDALKGSNNFILPSERFILPSESGSNPVSILDPQEKENRWPVPEPYWYHGALDEDMDDVPELMGRTLL; this is translated from the exons AT GACTGCAAAGGACCTTAAAAACAAGGGAGGGGTTGAGAGAGGTGTGACTAGGGAACAGAGAGCCATAAAAAGAAGGAAGAAACTCGAGGCATCATTGCTTTCAAGTGGTAGTGATGGCCACGGCATGAAAAGAATGTCGAAAT CGTTGGCTGATTTTAACAAGAAGGAATGTGCTATTGAGGAGGAACGATTTGGCAGTGGTGGATTACCCGATCGGGAAGTTCCAATCATTCCCTTTAAAGAGAAACCATTTGGTGATGAAGTTAAAGGTGGCCAAGAACTCTGTCGATCCAGTGTTGTCTCACTTGCTTTGTTTGATGGTGATTGTGCTG AAGAAAACATGTTGTTTGCATGCTCTGGCATAACTCTGCCACATGGGTCAGCTATACAAGGGCTAACAAGATTTGTCACTTCAGCATGTTTGGTTAGAGAATTCAATCTAAAAAGAAATAGAGATGATAACTTGAGG ATTCAAGTGCGCCTTCCTGATAATACAACTGAAGATGGGCTCTTGGGACTCTATGATGAAGATATTGCTATTGTTACATCCATGGACTGCCTACATGTTGATCCTGTAGATCTCGATCTTCAGGCATCACCTGACCACCCTGATGGTCATGTATTAGCTGCTGGGCGTGCCTTCAATTCAGGGAGTTTAATGGCCATGCGTGGGTCTCTGTCTAATGAATCCCCCAACATCTTCCTTTCTGATAGTCAAGGTTTCACAGAG GCTGCACTTGGAGGGCCACTTGTAGGAAATGACGAGAGGTTTCATGGGATGATCGTTGATCTTTGTCATGATGTTGGTGAGAATAGGAAATGCGCCAAGTTCCTATCACGGAAATCACTCTGTCAACGCTTGGAGTTGTTTCAGATACTCAA TCCTAAAAAACTTCACTTCTACGGTTATTCGTTGCCCTCAGGTGTATCAAGCGTAGTCCCTTCAG GATTCATGAAAACTATTTACCGGCTAAGATCCTTTGGCTATCCAATGCCACCACCACTTGTGCTTGAAT TCAATGGGGAGTTGCTTGATCGTTTTGAAGACCGCTTTGGTGAACTGCGTGCTTGGAATGGGTATCCTTTTGGTGATCTGCCCAATGATCGTTGGGAGCGTGTCTGGGTGGAACTTGAAAAGAAAGTTGTAACAAAAATATCCCGTAGAGTTGTCTCGCTTGCTTCTTTCAACCGTGATTACTCGAGGTCTTTTGCTTGCACAGGGTTGCTTATAATGTGGCCTGGAAGCAGAGCCAAACGCACTGTTGTCCTGACTTCTGCTAGTTTAGTTAGAAGTCGTGATAATGAAGGCAACATTGATAGAAACTTGAGG ATTGAGGTGTTTCTCCCACCGAATCAACGTCGTGATGGGACATTGGAATTGTGTAACTTACACAAAAATATTGCTATTGTCAGTTTCAAGAAAGGTTTCAAAGCTATTCACCCAGAAGACATTTTTAATGAAGGAATGCAAGAGTCATCATCTGAAAAGGTAGTTGCTCTAGGGCGTGATCCTATACATGGGCTATTGATGGGTACAATTGGTAAAGTGAAACGTAATTACAAGGATCGCAAACTTGAGTGCCAAGAGCTTCGATGTTCCACTTGTAAAATCAAGAAG GTTGGGATTGGTGGCCCTCTTATTGATTTTCATGGGACTTTTGTTGGCATGAACTTTTATGATGGAAGAGATCTAACTCCTTTCCTTCCAAGGGACAAGGTTGTCGATGCCTTAAAAGGATCAAATAATTTCATATTACCATCAGAAAGGTTCATATTACCATCAGAAag CGGATCTAATCCTGTGTCCATACTTGATCCCCAGGAGAAGGAAAACAG GTGGCCAGTTCCTGAACCATATTGGTATCATGGTGCACTTGATGAGGATATGGATGATGTCCCTGAGCTTATGGGAAGGACTCTATTATAG
- the LOC136490873 gene encoding uncharacterized protein isoform X1: MTAKDLKNKGGVERGVTREQRAIKRRKKLEASLLSSGSDGHGMKRMSKLQASLAALADFNKKECAIEEERFGSGGLPDREVPIIPFKEKPFGDEVKGGQELCRSSVVSLALFDGDCAEENMLFACSGITLPHGSAIQGLTRFVTSACLVREFNLKRNRDDNLRIQVRLPDNTTEDGLLGLYDEDIAIVTSMDCLHVDPVDLDLQASPDHPDGHVLAAGRAFNSGSLMAMRGSLSNESPNIFLSDSQGFTEAALGGPLVGNDERFHGMIVDLCHDVGENRKCAKFLSRKSLCQRLELFQILNPKKLHFYGYSLPSGVSSVVPSGFMKTIYRLRSFGYPMPPPLVLEFNGELLDRFEDRFGELRAWNGYPFGDLPNDRWERVWVELEKKVVTKISRRVVSLASFNRDYSRSFACTGLLIMWPGSRAKRTVVLTSASLVRSRDNEGNIDRNLRIEVFLPPNQRRDGTLELCNLHKNIAIVSFKKGFKAIHPEDIFNEGMQESSSEKVVALGRDPIHGLLMGTIGKVKRNYKDRKLECQELRCSTCKIKKVGIGGPLIDFHGTFVGMNFYDGRDLTPFLPRDKVVDALKGSNNFILPSERFILPSESGSNPVSILDPQEKENRWPVPEPYWYHGALDEDMDDVPELMGRTLL; encoded by the exons AT GACTGCAAAGGACCTTAAAAACAAGGGAGGGGTTGAGAGAGGTGTGACTAGGGAACAGAGAGCCATAAAAAGAAGGAAGAAACTCGAGGCATCATTGCTTTCAAGTGGTAGTGATGGCCACGGCATGAAAAGAATGTCGAAAT TACAAGCTAGTCTGGCAGCGTTGGCTGATTTTAACAAGAAGGAATGTGCTATTGAGGAGGAACGATTTGGCAGTGGTGGATTACCCGATCGGGAAGTTCCAATCATTCCCTTTAAAGAGAAACCATTTGGTGATGAAGTTAAAGGTGGCCAAGAACTCTGTCGATCCAGTGTTGTCTCACTTGCTTTGTTTGATGGTGATTGTGCTG AAGAAAACATGTTGTTTGCATGCTCTGGCATAACTCTGCCACATGGGTCAGCTATACAAGGGCTAACAAGATTTGTCACTTCAGCATGTTTGGTTAGAGAATTCAATCTAAAAAGAAATAGAGATGATAACTTGAGG ATTCAAGTGCGCCTTCCTGATAATACAACTGAAGATGGGCTCTTGGGACTCTATGATGAAGATATTGCTATTGTTACATCCATGGACTGCCTACATGTTGATCCTGTAGATCTCGATCTTCAGGCATCACCTGACCACCCTGATGGTCATGTATTAGCTGCTGGGCGTGCCTTCAATTCAGGGAGTTTAATGGCCATGCGTGGGTCTCTGTCTAATGAATCCCCCAACATCTTCCTTTCTGATAGTCAAGGTTTCACAGAG GCTGCACTTGGAGGGCCACTTGTAGGAAATGACGAGAGGTTTCATGGGATGATCGTTGATCTTTGTCATGATGTTGGTGAGAATAGGAAATGCGCCAAGTTCCTATCACGGAAATCACTCTGTCAACGCTTGGAGTTGTTTCAGATACTCAA TCCTAAAAAACTTCACTTCTACGGTTATTCGTTGCCCTCAGGTGTATCAAGCGTAGTCCCTTCAG GATTCATGAAAACTATTTACCGGCTAAGATCCTTTGGCTATCCAATGCCACCACCACTTGTGCTTGAAT TCAATGGGGAGTTGCTTGATCGTTTTGAAGACCGCTTTGGTGAACTGCGTGCTTGGAATGGGTATCCTTTTGGTGATCTGCCCAATGATCGTTGGGAGCGTGTCTGGGTGGAACTTGAAAAGAAAGTTGTAACAAAAATATCCCGTAGAGTTGTCTCGCTTGCTTCTTTCAACCGTGATTACTCGAGGTCTTTTGCTTGCACAGGGTTGCTTATAATGTGGCCTGGAAGCAGAGCCAAACGCACTGTTGTCCTGACTTCTGCTAGTTTAGTTAGAAGTCGTGATAATGAAGGCAACATTGATAGAAACTTGAGG ATTGAGGTGTTTCTCCCACCGAATCAACGTCGTGATGGGACATTGGAATTGTGTAACTTACACAAAAATATTGCTATTGTCAGTTTCAAGAAAGGTTTCAAAGCTATTCACCCAGAAGACATTTTTAATGAAGGAATGCAAGAGTCATCATCTGAAAAGGTAGTTGCTCTAGGGCGTGATCCTATACATGGGCTATTGATGGGTACAATTGGTAAAGTGAAACGTAATTACAAGGATCGCAAACTTGAGTGCCAAGAGCTTCGATGTTCCACTTGTAAAATCAAGAAG GTTGGGATTGGTGGCCCTCTTATTGATTTTCATGGGACTTTTGTTGGCATGAACTTTTATGATGGAAGAGATCTAACTCCTTTCCTTCCAAGGGACAAGGTTGTCGATGCCTTAAAAGGATCAAATAATTTCATATTACCATCAGAAAGGTTCATATTACCATCAGAAag CGGATCTAATCCTGTGTCCATACTTGATCCCCAGGAGAAGGAAAACAG GTGGCCAGTTCCTGAACCATATTGGTATCATGGTGCACTTGATGAGGATATGGATGATGTCCCTGAGCTTATGGGAAGGACTCTATTATAG